The following DNA comes from Desulfovibrio inopinatus DSM 10711.
TGCCATAGCATCATTGATAGTGTGTACACCGCCATCCGTACACATGACGATAATGCCGATGGGAATTTTATCGAAAACGGTATGAATCAGCGTATCGTAGGTCATAGGGGCAACCGTAGCTCAGGTTATTCACTTTGCCTTCAGTTTACCCACAATACCAATCTGGTCAAAGAAAAAAAAACGTTGTTAACCTTCCACGTCTTGTCCTTTCACAACAGGCCCCCGTGCACGCAACCAATTGAGCATTCCCCATTTCAGGTGTGAGACTTTGGTAAAACCGAGGCTTTGCAATTTTTTGGCTACAATGGGGGATCGGTGCCCGGTCATGCAAATGACGACAATATCACGGTCTCTGGGCAAGTCGGCTTTATCGGCATCGAACAACAGATCGGGCTTATGCAGTGCCCCCGGAATGTGAAACCAGCCATATTCTATCCGTGTGCGAATATCGACAAGCAAGGGAGGTATTCCATCTTTCCCGAGGAGCCGCGGCATCAATTCCTTTGGACGAATCGACGGCACTCCCAAAGTGCGCCACAATCCATCCCAAAAGAGCAATACAATCGCAATCGCAATAAGAAGTAAGAATGGTCGCGGCATAATTACCTCCACATGACATCAAGAGCCACGCCAACAAACAACAACATGGCAATGATGCCGTTCAATGTGAAAAAGGCCAGATTGACCCGGCTCATATCATCTTCAGACAACAATCGATGTTCCCAATACAAAACGGCCGACACGACGGCCCAGGCAACATAATATATCCCCCCAAGGCCAGCGGACCAACCAGCAAGTGCAAAAAACAACGATGCATTGACGTGTGATGCTGACGACAACAACAACGCCCCGCCTACTCCGTATCGTGCCGGACAGGAGCAGAGCCCCAGTCCTCGATCGAAGTCAGCGTCTTGGCAAGCATAGAGCAGATCAAAACCAGCAACCCAAAACAGCACTCCCAAGCCCATCAATACCGGCCCCATCGTAAATTGGGGAGTAACAGCAAGATATCCGGCCACCGGAGCCAATCCGAGCACCGACCCCAAAAAGAAATGGCACATCCAGGTAAATCGCTTTGTATAGCTATAAAACCCGGCCCAAACCAAAACAATGGGAGAAAGCGCCAAGCACAGAGTATTGAGGGCTGCGCACG
Coding sequences within:
- a CDS encoding rhodanese-like domain-containing protein, translating into MPRPFLLLIAIAIVLLFWDGLWRTLGVPSIRPKELMPRLLGKDGIPPLLVDIRTRIEYGWFHIPGALHKPDLLFDADKADLPRDRDIVVICMTGHRSPIVAKKLQSLGFTKVSHLKWGMLNWLRARGPVVKGQDVEG
- a CDS encoding 4-hydroxybenzoate octaprenyltransferase, whose translation is MTKYLSKMARLVKVEHSIFALPFAYMGFVLAGQGFAGWRAFLGLTVAMVAIRSFAMAVNRLVDVKFDRQNPRTQMRELVTGEVTACEVWIFLGVCAFVFVAACAALNTLCLALSPIVLVWAGFYSYTKRFTWMCHFFLGSVLGLAPVAGYLAVTPQFTMGPVLMGLGVLFWVAGFDLLYACQDADFDRGLGLCSCPARYGVGGALLLSSASHVNASLFFALAGWSAGLGGIYYVAWAVVSAVLYWEHRLLSEDDMSRVNLAFFTLNGIIAMLLFVGVALDVMWR